CCTGCTGGTGTTGCTGGCCTGGTCCTCCGCCAGCATCCAGCTTGTTCATCTTTTTACTACGACTTCCCGGTCCGCTGAACTCACCCGGTTCCGATTTTTTCGGCATTCCTCTTCCTCCTGCGCTGGGATGAtaatgttgctgctgctgctgttgctccGACGGCAGAAAATAATCGCAATACATTCCACTCAAGTTGCCATCTAAAATGAAAACCGGAGATTATATCGTTCCTCTCCCAAACAACGGACCACCGAAATTACTTCCGCTCGAAGCAACTGGTCATTCAAAACACCCAGCTAACTCCAGTCCCGAATCCGGAAAACGCGCGGTCACAACAATCAAAACACAAGACCCGGAAAAAGCGACCTTCAGATAATTGCTAATTACTGTCCGACGAGCGATTTTCGCGTCACAAGATCACTTCTAATGTCCAGAGTCGGCGTTCGGCCAGCACTTTCCACCAATTTAGCACACAATTATCCGGAACCAATAggtaaagttttgattttccgCCGCGATGTGACAGCTTGACGATGGTTTGATGGGGAGTTTGATCGAGGAAATTCCTTTCTTTTTGAATGTGGTTTCTTCCtcttctttttgatattttcattcGCGTTTTTGCGTTTGTTTCGTTAGGGCAGTTTCACTTTCTGATTTGTTCCCAGTACTAGAAATGCTTATGCAcgctcattttcatttaaacattttcggttgaaaaataaccattttatggctTTGGCCCaaaaactgccaatatggttattttttaagaatttttccttctcaaattttaaccatttttgtagttcttgagcattaaccacaaaatgtttgaataaattgGTTTTCCTATCGTAGCCATCTTGAAAATTGCTAATTTACAGACGAACGCGTTTTTCAAAACTCCATCATTCCGGGAAACTAGATCGAGTTCGGATTAAATCGGTCCTTGTCAGAACACATCGAATCTATTGGTGGTTATCAAAGGTAAATATTTTAATGTAAATATTCAGCTAAATTCatcttttaatataaataaatcaaattgctACCTCAcaataaacaaatgaaattaaatttcaggATACCGATGAGATATGCACCCGCATGAAGTTTCAATAGAAACACCTAAATTATAATCAACCGCAGCCGCTTGCTAGCTGGTCCTCGCACTGCCAGGTATATTGAAATAACCTAAAAGGAGAACCCGGATCACACTTCCGGTAAGTTTAAATATTCCTTAGAATACTTTTGAATCCTTCCAAGGATGGAAAGGTTGCATGGTTACCTAAtaaagtatttttgttttaggTATTGGTGCGAAAATGCAAGATACTCTTCCGACTGCAATTTCACCATCCGCAAGAAGCTGGAACGGGCTGgactgctttaaaaatatcacccgccagtcaaaaataaaaacctcaCCCCCCCGTGAACGAACAGCACTGAAGACATTGATATTTTGACCACTTTCATCAACAAAATGTCATCAAGGCGTATCGCCACTTCCGGcgttatgttataatttttttcattttaattcggTAGTAGTGGGAGGAGAGGGGTTTTTGATGCTATAGtgtatttgtttaaataaatagaAATACTGAATACAAACCggagattttaatgaaaattttactagaaACACTTCCAAATCTGCAAATTACACAGCAGCTCTTTAAAAAAACGGTTAAAGAATAACCTTTTTACAACTTCTCCGCTAGAAActcattcggttgaaaaataaccatattcgaacttctcccctagaagtcattttatgacttctcatggagaactcataaaatgacatttcccgggaaaaggtcaaaaatggttatttttgaaacataagtGGTTCAATGATTTCTAGCGTGTGGACCGTTGCTCGGTGACGTcacttattgcaactttaaaattttctgtataataattttgagcgaattattgaaaaaccctttaaatatagaaaaatagTCGCTGCTGCTTTAAGTGCGAGTCTgataacccaggcgtactgggttccattcccggtatcggcaagaaaaacttttgggttcgactCCCATAAGTTGCCGTCAGGTATAAgatttcggtatcgaattttgaatacggcgaatgcgccaactgtaaacaaatccagataatcacataaatgcgttaaacCAGGGGGGTGACagccctatcctttgtcattgattttgacaaccatcaaaattacgggcccacgattttttgggcccataacaaacctgacattttgctgtcaaggaaccggactagatgtcaaatcctagagaattatgaatgattgcaAACTAACACAAACatcattctggttcctcattggttgaaattttgactttttcaactctgtactgcttagggaggaaaacaccataaacgtttctcccgatggatagaaaaaaagaaaaagattcttgttcgcaagAAGAACCAGATTGTCACCCCCCTgcgttaaactctttattttacatccgaaaatataatccccttttaatttttcttattttagtgaagttaaatttaatttgttaaataaggcgaatagctttttttatgagtgtgtaatcccacagttcattcgcccatttcccctcaaaatttcgtcgcgaacaaaagggccaatatcgagatggaaaaagggctttgaagtttttgaaatttgttttcccaggacgaggagaagcacaaatcagcatttataagatcgttgaatgtgctaatgtgttaatgtgttcatttggacccgctttcaagccgaaatttgcttgaatattgcttctttaatgagtgatccaaaaggcgaacagtcattctgcaattcgaaagggcgctccaatttggcgaatgaacaaaatgagagcaccagtctgtggtaaaagggcccacagttgtatttattaattttttgaagtaattagtacggaaaagctatattgatcgatcgggtgatgaaattaaatcaatttgaaagcattttaggaATATGATTGTACGCAgttaaataggaaattgattttattttctgaaacttggaatgcgtttttctcaaaacaaaggtcttggcgcattcgcggtattcaaaaatcgataccgatttGTTTCATTGTACAAATAATTATATGTTTCAGAGAAAacatctggggttaatctgaagagactatattgcaagcggagtggattgccaaccattcaTTGCAGgcctctgaaggttggatgccttccctcgacgaaccctCGTTCGTCGAAGCCtgagaagaaattcgaaggccaagccacacagacataggctggaccttgctaccgatgggggaactaTACATACTacatctacatacatacatacaaaatcgTCGCTGCTGCTATTGAATGTACAAAACAGcatgaaaaattgtataggTTTGGTCCGCGGGAATCTCTTTTTTCCCTTTAAAACTGTGTATATATTCAGCGAAACTTCAAAAAACGGTTTTGGTAGGTGGCAATATATTATTAAAAGCAATTGCTCTTGCATAACTTAAGTTAATTGTTAAGAGTTTCAGTAACTCATCATATTGACATTTAAATTATGTTCAGTAGATACGAACAGATATCTTAGTTAAGTAAATtatataaagttttattttaacttgAACGTTGTAGATAAGGTGGTATAAGAATtgaaaatgcttaaatttgggtgaaaaaaaaaacaatcatttttctttcttttggttCGGAGCTTGATGGTTCTCCTAATGTAGAGCTAGTAATTGGACATTATGCTCTGCGGTTGATTAATCGTTAGCATGCATTTTTCTaagtttaagcttttttttcttcttcttcttcttcttctatacTCGAACTGTTTTGTGAACAGTTCTTAAAGGGGCTCAGTAACGAGACTATAATGCCCTGTGATTTTGTAGATCCGTATCTTTCGTAGCACCGTGTGCATTTCAAACAAAGTGTGGCTATTCATTTTCATAACAGTGTTCGTTCTGTAGGAAGGATTTTAGTACAATAGtactaaaatttcatttgacgtTTATTTTTTGCGTGCTCATTCGTTCTTCTTCTTCATCATCGTTTGATCGCAAAACATCAGAAAAATCCGAATCGGTCTTAAGCGAACGACGACTGGTGTGTGTTCCGAAAAATGGCAGCGCTCATCAAAGGATTAAAGTTTGCCTCCCTAATAGTACCCAAAAACCCGGCCCTCCTGGCTCTGGCCGCCCGGCAAGCCCGTAAGTATTATCGGAAATGTTATCCGATTAGAAATGTTACTGCCACATTGAATTAACTGCGCTATCAATTGCAGAAGATGTGCGTATTTTGTGCCACTTTACGTAATATCGATCTTCGGGTCGGGTCGCCAAAACGAAAATCTGTTTATACTCACGATAACATCGTTTGTTACTTTTGTCTTACTTTAATCTTCTTCAAATGCTTACAGACGGATGGAATAAGGATTTCAAACCGGCCACCTTTCCACAGACGGAGAAAGAACGGGAAGCGGCTGCTCGTAAATATGGGCTGCACCCGTCGGAATATCAGCCACTTGCCGACGACGGTACCGGAATCGGTGACTATCCCAAACTGCCGGATGTGCCCGTGGAGGCACGCGATCCCTACTATCCGTACGACTTTCCCGAACTGAAGCGAAACTTGCACGATACGGTGAGTGGATTTCAAAAACTGTTTACCTGCTTAGGTAGGTAGACTGACAATTTTGTGCATTTAAAaccatataaatatttatactTCGATGTTTTCAACGTATTCAAAAAGAGACTTTAGAAAATATGTACAGATTATTTTAATGAACTTGATTGTGGTTCAAGTTCACAAGTTCACAAgtttagaaattaaatttttaagatattttgattaatctatgaaaagtttaaaaaaacagattaatTTTAACACATGAACGACATAAACGTGGTAAAGTgtctaaaattggaaaaaagattAATTCTTATTTTAGATTCTCTGTGCCTTAGATGATGTTCtgagaaaaagttttgataaaatttcatatgGTGACTTATTTTTGTCTATTACATTTTTGCTCAAACTtctcaaacaatgcatgaattaTCTATATATATGTAGGTACTTTGTAGgtaatgaaaaattaagaaaaaatatatttttaatgctATTTAATTATTCCGTTTTAAATTCGGTGAcattaatattttttcgaatcaaattgaaatttttgaaaaaatctgcatCCAAACATGGTAAACTAGAATTGCTTAAGGAAGCCTTTATTACCAAAATAGGACACATACTTTaatcgatggttgaaatttttgaattttctaaaacattttgagaatttcttttttttgtttgagcatagaatattttattaaaaaagctttcaatttttcaaaaaaatattttatgctcaaatcaaataagctaaatctaTCAAACTCTTttacaaattcaatgattttacGCATCTATAGggttttattctttaaaaaaatatgtttattgatGCGCATTATTTTCGtagttttccgtctcacgacataacttgatgaacataattcgCAAAagttcactcggtccatggcaaccgttctcaaatttctcgtacatctcacattcgccagatcacgctccacttggtctaaccacctcgctcgatTCAactgaactcgacaattcacccgagatccgcaaaCAGCACTGCTTTGTAGTCGATGAATAGTTGGTGCGTAGGGAGTTGGTGTTGACGGCTTTTTTGGAGGATTTTTCGTAATATGAAAATCTGGCCCGTCGCAGACCGTCCCTTCGTGAAGCCGGTCTGATGACTTTCCGCGAATCTTGTTTGGGGTTAAGTAGCGGAGTAGGATTTGAGACAACACGTCTATGCGGCATTGAAGACAGAGATTACTCGGTACCTAGTTCTCACATGAGGGAATGAATAACGTGAAAGTGCTCAAATCCCATAAAaactaaggaaaaaaaagtagttctcacagtccaatttgtcgccctgcTTGTAGATGGGCATATTACACCCTTCtttcactcctccggtagctgttctatatcccagatccggaccatcaaccgatgtaggcaatataagtagctgcgatgccatccttcccagccgtcgatggctgtcttgatggtattccGAACAGTCCTCGAAAGgagcttcgtcaagctcgccctctgccggcagcgcagCGATTGTGCCTAGTCTGCCgagacctcaggttgcttcagtcgtgcgatattgaACCGAGGCAATATCGGTTTCGTATGcggttcactacggagagttttgggcgcatcttcaccattaccagatagtggtctgactcgatctGATGTCGTTGATGTCCGAGAAGTaccggctgtctatcaaaacgtggtcgatctgtgattgcgtttggtacggggATCTCCACGTGTGGTGGATGTGGAGACGGTGCAGGAAAAAGTTTCTATGTAAATACGGTCATTCGTTTGGAAGCTGCGAAAGCTATGAGTCTAAGACCGTTTTCGTTGATCAGCTGGTGTTCGCTGAACCTCCCAATTGTCAGCTTCACTTCCTCCTTCTGGCCGACCTGAACGTTAAAATCCCccagcggtcgtattcacgctccagctgcgcgtagaattcgtttTTGTCGTGACCGGTACTTCCCAGGTGAGGGCTGTGCCCGTTGATGATACTGATTTTGAAGAagcggcccttgattctcagcCGGCACATTGGTGGGTCGATTGgtcaccacccgatcacgcttttgcatctttaccatcactataaaagctgttccaagctcatTTGTGTTGctgcagctctggtagatggtatGACCATCTCGGAACACTCGTACCCTGGAGCTCTTCCAGCacacctcctgcagcgctaggATGCATGTCTAATTTGCGCTTcctcaattcgttggagagcacgtgggtattGCCAATGAAATGAGATCGACAGTTCCATGtttcaagtttccaatcgctagtcccttttcgtcgcgtagGTCTGGAATTTTTAGTTCATTACTCGTTACTTCATTActacgggctcgcaaggcctgCAGCTAACCTCTCTATTTCGCAGGAgaaccgtcgtgatgttgctgtttggAGGTTGCTCGCACCTGAGCTAGCACCACgaggaggtagagaatcggagttgtaagacaagaggtgatatgaccaccaTCCGAATGTTGGGTATATGGGGTCACGACTCGTGCcacgagttgcacattgtctaccattCGTCAACTGGCAGAGTTTTGCAGGTTTACTACCCAGGTCCCACTCGCTAACTTTGAGCTACTCCGTTCTATGTAAGTCATAAGTACCTCAGTTTCGCCTAAACCCCAACTACTCAGAtctgactaaacggcctttACTCAGATCCGACTAAGCAAGCAAGGCAAGTTCCTTattcgttactggctcgatgtcgtgggctCCCGCGTCGTACGGGGTGAGTGGCCACTGCGTTgggccatgctgcgggaaaacCTTGGCGACCTTGGGCAATCGAATCTCGCCAGTTTAACTCTATAGGCTTGAACCCATGGATGATCATCTAAGCCTTGGCATCACGCCCTGTAACAGTTCTCTTCGCTTGTTTCAATAGCTCGCTTAAGTGCCACCCTGGTtgctcggtaaacggcacctctcgtttctctatGGGGTTCGTTTATCGCCCGTTGAGCTCGTTGTCTGGCTTTTAAGCAGCTAGTGCAAAGCTAAGCAATTTCTGAGATCCACCAGTAAGGtggtcgtcgccaccacttcggtgtattCCTTCTAGGCATGATCATATTGCACACCGCTACCATAATTTTCGTCAGCTTCTTAGCATCATGAACCTGCGATATATAGCCTGCATGTATATagcttcggtgcacacttccttATCGAAAACTTTGGTCTTCCATCTCCGCTCAAAGGGCTGGCAGTTGATTTACTGTCACTTCGGTCTCCTACGCTATAAAGTGTCGTCTAGTGATCGCTGTGCGTATAAGGGACCGTTTACATaacacgtggacaacttagaggggagggggggggtggATTTATAATGTCctcgcttgtccacggagaggggggtaggggtttggatCATGTCCACGTAGACATACTTACTTCAAAATATCAATATNNNNNNNNNNNNNNNNNNNNNNNNNNNNNNNNNNNNNNNNNNNNNNNNNNNNNNNNNNNNNNNNNNNNNNNNNNNNNNNNNNNNNNNNNNNNNNNNNNNNNNNNNNNNNNNNNNNNNNNNNNNNNNNNNNNNNNNNNNNNNNNNNNNNNNNNNNNNNNNNNNNNNNNNNNNNNNNNNNNNNNNNNNNNNNNNNNNNNNNNNNNNNNNNNNNNNNNNNNNNNNNNNNNNNNNNNNNNNNNNNNNNNNNNNNNNNNNNNNNNNNNNNNNNNNNNNNNNNNNNNNNNNNNNNNNNNNNNNNNNNNNNNNNNNNNNNNNNNNNNNNNNNNNNNNNNNNNNNNNNNNNNNNNNNNNNNNNNNNNNNNNNNNNNNNNNNNNNNNNNNNNNNNNNNNNN
This sequence is a window from Uranotaenia lowii strain MFRU-FL chromosome 3, ASM2978415v1, whole genome shotgun sequence. Protein-coding genes within it:
- the LOC129753937 gene encoding NADH dehydrogenase [ubiquinone] 1 beta subcomplex subunit 8, mitochondrial-like, which produces MAALIKGLKFASLIVPKNPALLALAARQAHGWNKDFKPATFPQTEKEREAAARKYGLHPSEYQPLADDGTGIGDYPKLPDVPVEARDPYYPYDFPELKRNLHDTIRLSKQGKFLIRYWLDVVGSRVVRGEWPLRWAMLRENLGDLGQSNLASLTL